The Populus alba chromosome 4, ASM523922v2, whole genome shotgun sequence genome contains a region encoding:
- the LOC118048834 gene encoding uncharacterized protein At5g03900, chloroplastic yields MASISTPLSYSPSIFTSIPPVRLKPPDSLLLKTQTLHKLSFKSPSPKTPIGFSVKATADVTKTMGIRPGSVVETDKLPSDVRNRAMEAVDACGGRVTIGDVASRAGLKLNEAQKALQALASDTDGFLEVSDEGDVLYVFPKDYRSKLAAKSLRLKFEPLYEKGKAAAEYLIRVSFGTALIASIVIVYTTIIAILSSSRDENDRGRRRSRSFDTGFMFYLSPTDLFWYWDPYYYRRRQLRTDGGDKMNFIESVFSFVFGDGDPNQGIEEERWKLIGQYISSNGGVVAAEELAPFLDLKTTEDMRDESYILPVLLRFDGKPEIDEEGNILYQFPSLQRTASSKRSGRKEYVGKRWADWVGGVGKFFREKTWQFSKTSSSERAMAIGLGGLNLFGVIILGTMLQDMAITQNGGFIKFVSSIFPLLQIYAGSFFAIPLIRWFLVLQKNAEIENRNRAREQCAQMLELPDISLRRKILSARDMAQKTVIGQDRIVYTTDKDIIEQDVEAREWDQRFREIEKSD; encoded by the exons ATGGCTTCAATATCCACCCCCCTTTCATATTCCCCTTCAATTTTCACTTCAATACCACCTGTCCGTCTCAAACCACCTGATTCCTTGCTCCTCAAAACTCAAACACTCCATAAACTTTCCTTCAAATCTCCAAGCCCTAAGACCCCCATTGGCTTTTCTGTCAAAGCAACCGCTGATGTTACAAAAACCATGGGAATCAGGCCTGGAAGTGTTGTGGAGACTGATAAGTTACCTTCTGATGTCAGAAACCGTGCCATGGAAGCTGTTGATGCGTGTGGTGGTAGGGTTACTATTGGTGATGTTGCGAGTAGAGCTGGGCTTAAGTTGAATGAAGCTCAAAAGGCCCTTCAGGCTCTCGCTTCTGATACTGATGGGTTTTTAGAG GTTTCGGATGAAGGTGATGTGCTTTATGTTTTTCCAAAGGATTATCGCTCAAAGCTTGCTGCAAAGTCATTAAGACTAAAATTTGAACCTTTATATGAGAAGGGAAAG GCTGCTGCTGAGTATCTCATCAGGGTATCTTTTGGGACAGCTCTAATTGCTTCAATAGTGATTGTTTATACCACAATAATTGCTATTCTTTCAAGTAGTCg TGATGAAAATGATCGTGGAAGACGAAGAAGCAGATCCTTTGATACAGGATTTATGTTTTACTTAAGTCCTACCGATCTATTTTG GTACTGGGATCCATATTACTATAGGAGAAGACAACTAAGAACAGATGGTGGTGACAAAATGAACTTCATCGAATCT GTATTCTCGTTCGTATTTGGTGATGGTGATCCAAATCAAGGAATTGAAGAAGAGAGGTGGAAGTTG ATTGGACAATATATTTCCTCTAATGGTGGTGTTGTGGCTGCTGAAGAACTAGCACCGTTTCTTGATTTGAAAACTACTGAGGATATG AGGGATGAATCATACATCTTACCAGTTCTTCTAAGGTTTGATGGAAAGCCAGAAATTGATGAAGAG GGAAATATTCTGTATCAATTCCCTTCACTTCAGCGTACAGCTTCTTCTAAAAGGAGTGGGAGGAAGGAATATGTGGGTAAACGATGGGCAGATTGGGTAGGAGGGGTTGGGAAGTTTTTCAGAGAGAAAACATGGCAATTCAG TAAGACAAGTTCATCAGAGAGAGCAATGGCCATTGGGTTGGGCGGGCTTAATCTATTTGGAGTGATCATTCTTGGAACGATGTTACA GGACATGGCCATTACACAAAATGGAGGATTCATTAAATTTGTTTCTAGCATATTTCCTCTACTtcag ATATATGCTGGTTCTTTCTTTGCAATTCCATTGATCCGCTGGTTCCTCGTTCTCCAAAAGAATGctgaaatagaaaatagaaacagAGCAAGGGAGCAATGTGCTCAAATGCTTGAGTTACCTGATATTTCATTGAGGCGGAAG ATTCTAAGTGCTCGGGATATGGCCCAAAAAACAGTCATAGGGCAGGATCGCATTGTCTACACCACTGACAAGGACATAATTGAGCAAGATGTTGAGGCCCGAGAATGGGATCAGAGATTCCGAGAGATTGAGAAGTCAGATTGA
- the LOC118049170 gene encoding 1-(5-phosphoribosyl)-5-[(5-phosphoribosylamino)methylideneamino] imidazole-4-carboxamide isomerase, chloroplastic, whose amino-acid sequence MASSSSSLHSSASSSHKLLASRKVFSSSLFNGFQRHRRYRFIASFPSSHATSRSFSCLSIKCAVRFRPCIDIHKGKVKQIVGSTLRDLKEEDGSALVTNFESDKTAAEFANLYKEDGLMGGHVIMLGADDLSKATAIEALRAYPGGLQVGGGINVNNALSYIEEGASHVIVTSYVFNNGQMDLERLKDLVRVVGKQKLVLDLSCRKKEGRYAIVTDRWQKFSDVYLDEKVLEFLANYADEFLVHGVDVEGKRLGIDEELVALLGRHSPIPVTYAGGVTVMNDLERIKVAGDRRVDVTVGSALDIFGGNLPYKDVVSWHTQQETLMV is encoded by the exons ATGGCTAGTAGCAGCAGCAGCCTGCATTCCTCTGCTTCATCCTCCCACAAGCTTCTTGCTTCAAGAAAGGTCTTTAGCTCTTCATTATTTAATGGTTTTCAAAGGCACCGCAGATACAGATTCATTGCATCCTTCCCTTCTTCGCATGCCACCTCTA GATCTTTTTCTTGCTTGTCTATAAAATGTGCCGTACGTTTTCGACCTTGCATCGATATACACAAG gGTAAAGTGAAACAAATTGTTGGGTCTACCCTCCGGGATTTGAAGGAGGAGGATGGTTCAGCTCTTGTGACAAATTTTGAATCAGATAAGACTGCAGCAGAGTTTGCAAATTTGTATAAAGAAGATGGGCTCATGGGTGGCCATGTGATCATGCTTGGAGCTGATGATTTAAGCAAAGCCACAGCCATTGAAGCCTTGCGTGCCTATCCTG GGGGCTTGCAAGTTGGAGGTGGTATCAATGTAAACAATGCTTTGAGCTACATAGAAGAAGGTGCCAGCCATGTTATTGTTACTTCA TATGTCTTTAACAATGGTCAAATGGACCTAGAAAGGCTGAAAGACCTTGTTCGTGTTGTTGGAAAGCAGAAGCTTGTTTTAGACCTTAGCTGCAGAAAAAAG GAAGGTAGATATGCTATTGTCACTGATAGATGGCAGAAGTTCAGTGATGTATATCTTGATGAGAAAGTATTAGAATTTCTTGCTAACTATGCTGATGAGTTTTTGGTTCATGGTGTTGATGTTGAAGGCAAAAG GTTGGGAATTGATGAAGAGCTCGTGGCATTGCTTGGCAGGCACTCACCA ATTCCTGTGACTTATGCTGGCGGTGTGACAGTAATGAATGATTTAGAGAGAATAAAGGTGGCAGGGGACAGGCGCGTGGACGTTACTGTGGGCAGTGCTCTTGATATATTTGGGGGTAACTTGCCATACAAAGATGTTGTGTCTTGGCATACGCAGCAGGAGACTTTGATGGTTTAG